One window from the genome of Nicotiana tomentosiformis chromosome 5, ASM39032v3, whole genome shotgun sequence encodes:
- the LOC138893021 gene encoding secreted RxLR effector protein 161-like → MDYNNFTSPLDPTVKLKAKEEEALTDPTYYRKLVGKLNFLTNTRLDIAYSVQNLSQFMDDTRQPHLKPVFHLLRYLKTDPTLGIFMSRDTNYTLRAYCDSDWAVCPDSRNSISGYHVLLGSSSVSWKSKKHATISLSSAEVEYRALRKVVGELVWLSRLFEELTVLFPKPIVVFCDS, encoded by the coding sequence ATGGACTACAACAACTTTACTTCACCACTAGACCCAACAGTCAAGCTCAAGGCAAAAGAGGAAGAGGCTTTGACAGACCCTACTTACTATAGGAAACTAGTGGGGAAGCTCAATTTTCTCACCAATACTAGACTGGACATAGCCTACAGTGTACAAAATCTGAGCCAATTCATGGATGACACTAGACAACCTCACTTGAAACCAGTCTTTCATCTACTTAGATATTTAAAAACAGATCCAACCCTAGGGATATTCATGTCTAGAGATACAAATTATACTCTCAGGGCCTACTGTGATTCTGACTGGGCAGTATGCCCAGATTCCCGAAATTCTATAAGTGGCTATCATGTATTATTGGGCAGCAGTTCTGTTAGCTGGAAGTCCAAGAAGCATGCCACTATTTCATTGTCTTCTGCAGAAGTAGAGTATAGAGCTCTGAGAAAGGTAGTGGGGGAATTGGTGTGGCTTAGTAGACTGTTTGAAGAACTTACAGTTCTTTTTCCCAAGCCTATTGTAGTGTTCTGTGATAGCTAG
- the LOC104085536 gene encoding uncharacterized protein: MQVIPRWRNVLILKNALIHSTKVVTSTQSTNTHLASFHSTSFCSEKWKTKWNSEFRGNQQPTKNYIRYATRQKRADSKKALKNLLFYGASESSFENESSAINDRWDVDRDDRSEKKSQFKSAARRRDRIRRRMRKMKKRSLDEDFNEYPETVFQATFGNKWYTWSFKPGKSSAFEDLFSRRQETDWSERRHCRWDNETEHETERESNYGSLNAGSYSERTILGLPPKGPLKIEDVKNAFRLSALKWHPDKHQGPSQAAAEEKFKSCVTAYKSLCNALSPA; encoded by the exons ATGCAAGTAATACCCAGATGGCGTAACGTTTTGATCCTAAAGAATGCACTTATTCATTCCACAAAAGTTGTAACTTCTACACAATCAACAAATACCCATTTGGCTTCTTTCCATTCTACATCATTTTGCTCCGAGAAATGGAAAACTAAGTGGAATTCT GAGTTTAGAGGAAATCAGCAGCCAACGAAG AATTATATCAGATATGCAACACGTCAAAAGCGTGCTGACTCAAAAAAAGCTTTGAAAAATCTTCTCTTTTATGGGGCATCAGAAAGCTCTTTTGAG AATGAATCTTCAGCAATAAATGATAGATGGGATGTGGATCGGGATGACCGTTCAGAGAAGAAAAGTCAATTTAAGTCTGCTGCTCGTCGTAGGGATCGCATAAGGAGAAGGATGC GAAAAATGAAGAAACGGAGTTTAGATGAAGACTTTAATGAATATCCTGAAACAGTATTTCAAGCAACTTTTGGTAATAAGTGGTACACTTGGTCTTTTAAGCCTGGTAAATCATCTGCTTTTGAAGACCTATTTTCCAGAAGACAAGAAACAGACTGGTCAGAAAGAAGGCATTGCAGATGGGATAATGAAACTGAACATGAGACTGAGCGGGAATCCAATTATGGATCCTTAAATGCAGGTTCTTACTCTGAAAGAACAATTCTCGGTTTGCCCCCAAAAGGTCCTCTGAAGATTGAGGATGTCAAGAATGC TTTCCGTTTATCAGCTTTGAAGTGGCATCCTGATAAACATCAAGGACCTTCACAG GCAGCAGCAGAAGAGAAATTCAAATCTTGTGTCACTGCATACAAATCATTGTGCAACGCGCTCTCCCCAGCTTAA
- the LOC104085538 gene encoding uncharacterized protein, protein MAEYDAVTTTNHHPSLIQKETALQAINSIIQLHFEKTLEKKRAVDLQKKELWRMFQLFFLFLALLFLGQALSSKLQCRHCWIPIGLLSLAHLIFYVSVAQTLRCINGFKYQRRCHKLTLGLATERLRQLKMRIGNGGVEEIGDEFEIHYQEPPESYFGKFKRNWALHFGFLIFIYGFMVSSSVVILCF, encoded by the coding sequence ATGGCGGAATACGACGCCGTAACAACCACCAACCACCACCCAAGTCTCATCCAAAAAGAAACAGCTCTACAAGCTATCAATAGCATAATCCAACTCCATTTCGAAAAAACCCTCGAGAAAAAAAGAGCTGTTGATTTACAAAAAAAAGAACTTTGGAGAATGTTTCAGCTCTTCTTCCTTTTCTTGGCTTTACTCTTTTTGGGTCAAGCTCTTTCCTCTAAGCTCCAATGCCGCCATTGTTGGATACCCATTGGGCTTCTTTCTTTAGCCCATCTGATTTTTTATGTATCTGTGGCCCAAACTTTGAGATGCATTAATGGGTTTAAGTACCAAAGGAGATGTCATAAGCTGACATTGGGTTTGGCTACTGAAAGGTTAAGGCAACTGAAGATGAGAATTGGGAATGGTGGGGTTGAGGAAATTGGGGATGAATTTGAGATACATTATCAAGAACCACCAGAGAGTTATTTTGGTAAGTTTAAGAGGAATTGGGCTTTGCATTTTGGGTTCTTGATTTTCATTTATGGGTTCATGGTTTCTTCCTCTGTTGTAATCCTTTGTTTCTAA